From a single Deinococcus apachensis DSM 19763 genomic region:
- a CDS encoding MFS transporter, with protein MTWRFSRQVWLYLTSAFTFGLSQAFAALFLNFYLRALGLGAEWQGLVNALPALTLACLSLPAVALARRISNAHTIKVGSVLSLAGAVLLASAGGPVLAIAGALVQGAGAALLSVSGSPFMANHSDESTRVTLFSVQSALMTGAGFLGNLLGGRVPELYGAAAGVAPDSLSALRVALLVSAAFQLAGLLPVLFLRPSGKPRPEGRSLAIRDKLTMIRLVAPNVLVGLGAGATIPFLNVFIEGKFHVNYASLGTLFAWTSLATATTALLQPLLVRRFGQLTAVLTVQAASLPFLAVLGFAPELWMVTVALFTRGALMNAAGPVYSAYAMTALPDEDRPMYSAVNVIAWDAGWAVSSLVSGVIRGMLPFGLAFNVLFAWTLLMYAGSVVLIYLGLFRPARRSGHPAARASGEATP; from the coding sequence ATGACCTGGCGCTTTTCCCGGCAGGTCTGGCTGTACCTCACCTCGGCCTTCACCTTCGGGCTGTCGCAGGCCTTCGCGGCGCTCTTTCTCAATTTCTACCTGCGGGCGCTGGGGCTGGGGGCGGAGTGGCAGGGGCTGGTGAACGCGCTCCCGGCGCTCACCCTGGCCTGCCTGAGCCTGCCCGCCGTGGCGCTCGCCCGCCGCATCTCCAACGCGCACACGATCAAGGTGGGCAGCGTGCTGAGCCTCGCCGGGGCCGTGCTGCTGGCTTCGGCGGGGGGGCCCGTCCTGGCGATTGCGGGGGCGCTCGTGCAGGGGGCGGGGGCCGCGCTCCTCTCCGTCTCCGGCTCACCCTTCATGGCGAACCACAGCGACGAGAGTACCCGGGTCACCCTCTTCAGCGTGCAGAGCGCCCTGATGACCGGGGCGGGCTTCCTGGGCAACCTGCTGGGCGGGCGGGTGCCGGAGCTGTACGGGGCGGCGGCGGGTGTGGCCCCCGACAGCCTGAGCGCCCTGCGGGTGGCGCTGCTCGTCTCGGCGGCCTTCCAGCTTGCGGGGCTCCTCCCGGTCCTGTTTCTGCGGCCCAGCGGCAAACCGCGCCCGGAAGGCCGGTCCCTCGCCATCCGCGACAAACTCACGATGATCCGGCTGGTCGCCCCCAACGTCCTCGTGGGGCTGGGGGCGGGGGCGACCATCCCCTTCCTGAACGTGTTCATCGAGGGCAAGTTCCACGTGAACTACGCCAGCCTGGGCACCCTCTTCGCCTGGACCAGCCTCGCCACGGCGACCACGGCGCTGCTGCAACCCCTGCTGGTGCGGCGCTTCGGACAGCTCACCGCCGTGCTGACGGTGCAGGCCGCCAGCCTCCCCTTCCTGGCCGTGCTGGGCTTCGCGCCCGAACTGTGGATGGTCACGGTGGCCCTTTTCACCCGCGGGGCGCTGATGAACGCGGCCGGGCCGGTTTACAGCGCCTACGCGATGACCGCCCTTCCCGACGAGGACCGCCCGATGTATTCCGCGGTCAACGTGATCGCCTGGGACGCGGGCTGGGCGGTCAGCAGCCTGGTCTCCGGTGTGATCCGGGGGATGCTGCCCTTTGGCCTCGCCTTCAACGTGCTGTTCGCCTGGACCCTGCTGATGTACGCGGGGAGCGTGGTGCTGATCTACCTGGGGTTGTTCCGCCCCGCTCGCCGCAGCGGGCATCCGGCAGCCCGGGCGAGTGGGGAGGCTACTCCCTAA
- a CDS encoding ribonucleotide reductase N-terminal alpha domain-containing protein has translation MTTTPDRTLSNFDENAHHIAKRQYLQAGDGDLSGMFHRIADWVADAETPEARLEWAQKYYDLMAEKKFCPGGRVLAGAGTQHGNVLNCFVQGATEHAPESFDGVMEVAKKLALVTKVGGGNGVNLDVYTPRAASSRPDAGVRGWAYMSATHPDVTDFIEGLMRPPTQPDGEKQPVAVRNWTRVVYGHAIPADLVASARVNGVQIVRALPEGVQPVADDMGGIVDAARSVAESAKVGVEPRIDLSKMRPEGAPIKGSGGTSSGPVSFLMEIFDNFLEWANRGGETSGPINTLRFVYAPVLRVVRQGGTRRGAGMATISIEHPDVLDFLTAKDLDREAAEGDISTFNISILVTEKFWQTLERDGLWHVDVQDVPGKYYLESQSGMYDGRLPTLPDRAEDGARGVPLYRTAPQGRYNPADKRPGIPAKWLWDQIAQHAWATGEPGLIFVDRVNEFSALKNLGKRYEIRSTNPCVTGDTLVAVADGRGAVSFKQLAEESKDVPVYTRDDRGRVTVRWMRNPRVTGLSQVVYEVEFDDGLKVKATGNHKFNLTDGTQKASIDLVPGDSIASLTRFVATLPEAIPALRKGRSNDYVWATTGKGQPSGEHRLIAAFMLQRKLTRYEVVHHKDHNSLNNAMTNLEVMNKDDHDALHRERMLGENNPMRGRWYKTLSKEEKQNYLEKLSEAVGGENNGRFSGVSHDEILEAARELTQAIGRGFTTAEWYEFASERGLPQHMAEYRVEAIGTVNDISERVARQLDLPVLPRGTGKGRQTLRNIDMYRDAKESGYISVRHEGNYYPIVTKACEDCGDHFERSWSTREVAYCTTCGRKRASALGAPKARAAQNAKARRTAELQIKAFNDLKFKLGRRPFKKEWEDFCKTGGIPVRLHPGGVPTFGALEQHASVANHRVISVRECGVEDVYNGTVDDFHNYYIGHHESVGTNRKPRFAYVNTQNCGEIPLTIGEPCDLGAINLAAYVKGSTFDHATFRADVRTCVRFLDDVLDVNVFALEDNRVASQDLRRLGLGVMGLADALIKMGLRYDNEAGRQAIYEIMSALREEAVAESERLGQERGVYPVYERSAKKIPHGPRRNVAVLTVAPTGTTSMLMGVSSGIEPIFSPFIWRKIGSEYRALLAPLFVELLNQYPAPAGLEKDGGWDWDKVTEAVSENHGSVVGLAFIPEALQQVFVCAHDIKPEDHVRMQGTVQRAFDDGGQHAANSLSKTINLPNSASVQDVQDAYSEAYRTGCKGITVYRDGSRQFQVLSTSKKKEKKVEAEPAQAAAEVMEENVPEAPKVEVQPVPAPVPAAPARPTLPATPVYERPARLSGITDMVKLTDPTSGHRRSFLVTVNHLNGKPIEVMVISGRAGDEANADSEALGRVVSIALQHGVPAQALIKTLRGINGGLYGSYNGRLVGSKADLIAVALETFAKDMEAAALPPLAGASVDLPPVAPAEPSGVNVESMDGMSREHCPVCEEKAVIREEGCLKCQACGYSKCG, from the coding sequence ATGACCACTACGCCCGACCGCACCCTGAGCAACTTCGACGAGAACGCGCACCATATCGCCAAGAGGCAGTACCTCCAGGCGGGGGACGGTGATCTGAGCGGCATGTTCCACCGCATCGCCGACTGGGTGGCGGACGCGGAGACCCCGGAGGCGCGGCTGGAGTGGGCGCAGAAGTACTACGACCTGATGGCCGAGAAGAAGTTCTGCCCGGGCGGGCGCGTGCTGGCAGGGGCGGGGACACAGCACGGGAACGTCTTGAACTGCTTCGTTCAGGGGGCAACAGAACACGCCCCCGAGAGCTTCGACGGCGTCATGGAGGTCGCCAAGAAGCTTGCCCTAGTGACCAAGGTGGGCGGTGGCAACGGGGTGAACCTCGACGTGTACACGCCGCGCGCCGCCTCCAGCCGTCCCGACGCGGGCGTGCGCGGCTGGGCCTATATGAGCGCCACCCACCCCGACGTGACGGATTTCATCGAGGGGCTGATGCGGCCCCCCACCCAGCCCGACGGCGAGAAGCAGCCCGTCGCGGTGCGGAACTGGACCCGGGTGGTGTATGGCCACGCTATTCCCGCCGACCTCGTCGCCAGCGCCCGGGTGAACGGGGTGCAGATTGTCCGCGCGCTGCCCGAAGGTGTGCAGCCGGTCGCGGACGACATGGGCGGCATCGTCGACGCGGCCCGCTCGGTTGCCGAGAGCGCCAAGGTGGGCGTCGAGCCGCGCATTGACCTCTCGAAGATGCGGCCCGAGGGCGCCCCGATCAAGGGCTCCGGCGGCACGAGTTCCGGCCCCGTCTCCTTCCTCATGGAGATTTTCGACAACTTCCTGGAGTGGGCCAATCGGGGTGGGGAGACGAGCGGGCCGATCAATACACTGCGTTTTGTGTATGCGCCTGTCCTCAGAGTTGTGAGGCAGGGCGGAACGAGGCGCGGCGCCGGGATGGCGACCATCTCCATCGAGCACCCCGATGTCCTGGACTTCCTGACCGCCAAGGATCTCGACCGCGAGGCGGCGGAAGGGGACATCTCCACCTTCAACATCTCCATCCTGGTCACCGAGAAGTTCTGGCAGACGCTGGAGCGCGACGGGCTGTGGCATGTGGACGTGCAGGACGTGCCCGGCAAGTACTACCTCGAATCGCAGAGCGGGATGTACGACGGTCGCCTGCCCACACTTCCCGACCGGGCCGAGGATGGGGCGCGGGGCGTGCCGCTGTACAGGACGGCTCCCCAGGGCCGCTACAACCCCGCAGACAAACGGCCTGGGATTCCCGCAAAGTGGCTGTGGGACCAGATCGCGCAGCACGCCTGGGCGACGGGCGAGCCGGGGCTGATCTTCGTGGACCGGGTGAATGAGTTCAGCGCGCTGAAAAACCTGGGGAAGCGGTATGAAATTCGCAGCACAAATCCCTGCGTCACGGGGGACACTCTTGTCGCAGTTGCTGATGGACGTGGTGCAGTCTCGTTTAAGCAACTCGCCGAGGAGAGCAAAGACGTTCCCGTTTACACACGTGATGATCGAGGCCGGGTAACTGTTCGTTGGATGCGTAACCCTCGTGTCACAGGTCTGTCTCAGGTGGTGTATGAAGTTGAGTTTGATGATGGCCTAAAAGTCAAAGCTACAGGTAATCACAAGTTCAACCTTACAGACGGTACGCAAAAGGCTTCCATTGATCTTGTTCCCGGTGACTCGATTGCATCACTGACCCGTTTTGTCGCCACGCTGCCTGAGGCTATTCCGGCCCTCCGAAAGGGACGTAGCAATGACTATGTGTGGGCAACAACGGGGAAGGGACAGCCCAGCGGAGAACACAGACTGATTGCCGCCTTCATGCTTCAGCGAAAGCTGACACGATACGAGGTTGTGCATCACAAAGACCACAACAGCTTAAACAATGCCATGACGAACCTTGAAGTAATGAATAAGGACGATCATGATGCTCTTCATCGGGAGCGCATGTTGGGTGAAAATAACCCTATGCGAGGCCGTTGGTATAAAACTCTGAGCAAAGAAGAGAAACAGAACTATCTTGAAAAGCTTTCAGAGGCCGTTGGTGGAGAAAATAATGGGAGGTTCAGCGGAGTCAGCCATGACGAGATTCTGGAGGCCGCCCGGGAGCTGACTCAAGCCATAGGTCGTGGGTTCACGACTGCTGAGTGGTACGAATTCGCTTCAGAACGCGGACTTCCTCAGCACATGGCTGAATACCGGGTTGAGGCAATTGGAACTGTAAACGATATTTCCGAGCGTGTAGCACGGCAACTCGATCTGCCAGTTCTTCCAAGAGGTACTGGTAAAGGTAGGCAAACGCTTCGTAACATTGATATGTATCGAGATGCCAAAGAATCGGGATACATTTCTGTACGTCACGAGGGAAATTACTATCCCATTGTTACAAAGGCATGCGAAGACTGTGGAGATCACTTTGAGCGCTCTTGGTCAACGCGCGAGGTTGCCTATTGCACCACCTGCGGCCGTAAGCGCGCGTCTGCCCTTGGAGCTCCAAAGGCTCGTGCTGCTCAAAATGCTAAGGCTCGTCGGACAGCAGAATTGCAGATTAAAGCCTTCAACGATCTGAAGTTTAAGCTCGGTCGTCGACCATTTAAGAAAGAATGGGAAGATTTTTGTAAGACGGGAGGCATTCCTGTTCGCCTGCACCCTGGAGGAGTACCTACCTTCGGTGCATTGGAACAGCATGCATCCGTTGCCAACCATCGTGTCATCTCGGTGAGGGAATGTGGTGTGGAGGATGTCTACAACGGTACCGTTGATGATTTCCATAACTATTACATTGGGCATCATGAATCCGTCGGCACCAACAGGAAGCCTCGTTTTGCATACGTAAATACGCAAAACTGCGGGGAAATTCCGCTCACCATCGGCGAGCCCTGCGACCTCGGCGCCATCAATCTCGCCGCCTACGTCAAGGGCAGCACCTTCGACCACGCCACCTTCCGCGCTGACGTCCGCACCTGCGTGCGCTTCCTCGACGACGTGCTCGACGTGAACGTCTTTGCGCTGGAGGATAACCGGGTCGCCTCGCAGGACCTGCGCCGGTTGGGGCTGGGGGTGATGGGCCTGGCCGACGCCCTAATCAAGATGGGGCTGCGCTACGACAACGAGGCCGGGCGTCAGGCGATCTACGAGATCATGAGCGCCCTGCGGGAGGAAGCCGTCGCCGAGAGCGAGCGCTTGGGCCAGGAGCGCGGCGTGTATCCCGTCTACGAGCGCAGCGCGAAGAAGATTCCGCACGGCCCGCGCCGCAACGTCGCCGTGCTGACCGTCGCGCCGACTGGAACGACTTCCATGCTGATGGGCGTCTCCTCCGGCATCGAGCCCATCTTCAGCCCCTTCATCTGGCGCAAGATCGGTTCGGAGTACCGGGCGCTCCTCGCCCCGCTGTTTGTGGAGCTGCTCAACCAGTACCCCGCCCCCGCTGGCCTGGAGAAGGACGGCGGCTGGGACTGGGACAAGGTGACCGAGGCCGTGTCCGAGAACCACGGCTCGGTGGTGGGCCTCGCCTTCATCCCCGAGGCGCTGCAACAGGTCTTCGTGTGCGCCCATGACATCAAGCCGGAGGACCATGTGCGGATGCAGGGCACCGTGCAGCGAGCCTTTGACGACGGTGGGCAGCACGCAGCCAACAGCCTGAGCAAGACGATCAACCTGCCCAACTCGGCCAGCGTGCAGGACGTGCAGGACGCCTACAGCGAGGCGTACCGCACCGGCTGCAAGGGCATCACCGTGTACCGCGACGGCTCCCGCCAGTTCCAGGTGCTGAGCACCAGCAAGAAGAAGGAGAAGAAGGTGGAGGCAGAGCCTGCCCAGGCCGCCGCTGAGGTGATGGAGGAGAACGTTCCCGAGGCGCCGAAGGTCGAGGTGCAGCCCGTACCGGCCCCGGTTCCCGCCGCCCCCGCACGTCCCACCCTGCCCGCGACCCCTGTTTACGAGCGTCCCGCCCGTCTGAGCGGCATCACCGACATGGTCAAGCTCACCGACCCCACCAGCGGGCACCGCCGCTCCTTCCTGGTCACTGTCAACCACCTGAATGGCAAGCCCATCGAGGTCATGGTCATCAGCGGGCGCGCGGGCGACGAGGCGAACGCCGACTCCGAGGCGCTGGGCCGCGTGGTGAGCATCGCCCTCCAGCATGGCGTTCCTGCCCAGGCCCTCATCAAGACCCTGCGCGGCATCAACGGCGGGCTGTACGGCAGCTACAACGGTCGCCTGGTGGGCTCCAAGGCCGACCTGATCGCTGTCGCCCTGGAGACCTTCGCCAAGGACATGGAGGCCGCCGCGCTCCCGCCCCTCGCTGGGGCCAGCGTGGACCTGCCCCCGGTTGCCCCCGCCGAGCCGAGTGGGGTCAACGTCGAGAGCATGGACGGCATGAGCCGCGAACACTGCCCGGTGTGCGAGGAAAAGGCTGTGATTCGGGAGGAAGGATGCCTGAAGTGCCAGGCGTGCGGGTACAGCAAGTGCGGGTGA
- a CDS encoding zinc ribbon domain-containing protein: protein MSDTGPLQSLYRVQELDLDLDRLRAEEDSVPEALRGARAQQERLNNDLEDTEITLEGVEKQIRQLEQDLAGTRDQVSRAREEQDKNAFDARAQSQYGSRIQMLTERAEEMDEDLTPLRERQRELTARASELRGAHRALRPQLEALEAEDEARVQGLRDQGEGARQERARLVAGIDSRTVKEYDLIRRAKKGLGLVEIRGGRCTGCNVMLPVNVQQKAAQGKLPPVKCPSCGRFLVKLS from the coding sequence ATGAGTGACACCGGACCCCTTCAGAGCCTGTACCGCGTGCAGGAGCTTGACCTGGACCTCGACCGGCTGCGGGCCGAGGAGGACAGTGTCCCGGAGGCCCTGAGAGGCGCCCGCGCCCAGCAGGAGCGCCTGAACAACGACCTGGAGGACACCGAGATCACCCTGGAGGGCGTGGAAAAGCAGATTCGCCAGCTTGAGCAGGACCTTGCGGGCACCCGTGACCAGGTCAGCCGCGCGCGCGAGGAGCAGGACAAGAACGCCTTCGACGCCCGCGCCCAGAGCCAGTACGGCAGCCGCATCCAGATGCTCACCGAGCGCGCCGAGGAGATGGACGAGGACCTCACGCCGCTCCGCGAGCGCCAGCGCGAGCTGACCGCCCGCGCTTCCGAGCTGCGCGGCGCGCACCGTGCCCTGCGCCCCCAGCTCGAAGCCCTGGAGGCCGAGGACGAGGCGCGGGTGCAGGGTCTGCGCGACCAGGGCGAGGGTGCCCGGCAGGAACGTGCCCGGCTGGTGGCGGGCATCGACTCGCGCACCGTCAAGGAATACGACCTGATCCGCCGGGCCAAAAAGGGCCTGGGCCTGGTCGAGATTCGCGGGGGCCGCTGCACCGGCTGCAACGTGATGCTCCCGGTCAACGTGCAGCAAAAAGCCGCCCAGGGCAAGTTGCCGCCCGTCAAGTGCCCCTCGTGCGGGCGCTTCCTCGTCAAGCTAAGTTGA